The following are from one region of the Acidobacteriota bacterium genome:
- a CDS encoding DUF4870 domain-containing protein → MNEPIPNRERDARTWAAFCHLAAFGAFLVPFGHIIGPLVVWLVKRHEHPFIDEQGREAVNFQITLTLIFAALVFCLIFLALIMLPVLDRQPGLVFLFIPVAFLLPVVALTDFILILVATIRAGNGQPHRYPLNLRLIRG, encoded by the coding sequence ATGAACGAGCCCATCCCCAACAGAGAGCGTGACGCCCGCACCTGGGCGGCCTTTTGCCACCTGGCGGCCTTCGGCGCCTTCCTGGTGCCGTTTGGCCACATCATCGGCCCGCTGGTCGTGTGGCTGGTGAAACGCCACGAGCACCCCTTTATCGACGAGCAGGGGCGCGAGGCCGTCAACTTTCAGATCACCCTCACGCTGATCTTCGCGGCACTCGTTTTCTGCCTCATCTTCCTGGCCCTGATCATGCTCCCGGTGCTGGACCGCCAGCCTGGTTTGGTCTTCCTGTTCATCCCTGTAGCCTTCTTGTTGCCCGTCGTGGCCTTGACCGATTTCATCCTCATCCTCGTGGCCACCATCCGCGCCGGCAACGGCCAACCCCACCGCTACCCCCTGAACCTCCGCCTCATCCGAGGTTAG
- the fdhD gene encoding formate dehydrogenase accessory sulfurtransferase FdhD has product MDPRVASVNIERQGRQVEDLLAVEEPLEIRVVYFDEGELREEAVSITMRTPGNDWELALGFLHGEGLLPDASLLASRKPLLPERSGCNSVRVNFAKEAAFDPSSLKRHFYTTSSCGVCGKASLDALRANLGQVALDPRCPQVNRSVISSLPKKLRDAQAVFQQTGGLHAAGIFSPTGRLILSREDVGRHNAVDKAVGRLLLDDALPASDCILMVSGRTSFEILQKALAAGIPMVAAVSAPSSLAVQLAQEFDLTLCGFVRQGDFNTYHDPGRLSG; this is encoded by the coding sequence ATGGACCCAAGAGTCGCCAGCGTCAATATTGAGCGCCAGGGACGGCAGGTCGAGGATCTGCTGGCGGTGGAGGAGCCGCTGGAGATCCGCGTGGTCTATTTTGATGAGGGAGAGCTTCGCGAAGAGGCGGTCTCAATCACCATGCGCACGCCGGGCAACGACTGGGAACTGGCGCTGGGCTTCCTGCACGGCGAAGGACTTCTGCCCGATGCCTCGCTGCTGGCCTCGCGCAAGCCGCTTTTGCCCGAGCGTTCCGGCTGCAACAGCGTGCGCGTCAACTTCGCCAAGGAGGCGGCTTTCGATCCTTCGTCGCTCAAGCGCCACTTCTACACCACCTCCAGTTGCGGGGTGTGCGGCAAAGCCTCGCTGGACGCGCTGCGGGCCAATCTGGGCCAGGTGGCGCTCGATCCCCGCTGTCCTCAAGTGAACCGCTCCGTCATTTCCTCGCTGCCCAAGAAGCTCCGCGATGCCCAGGCCGTCTTCCAGCAAACCGGCGGACTGCACGCCGCCGGAATCTTCTCGCCTACTGGCCGGCTCATCCTCAGCCGCGAAGACGTGGGACGCCACAACGCGGTCGACAAGGCGGTGGGACGCCTCCTGCTGGACGACGCCCTGCCGGCCTCCGACTGCATCCTCATGGTCAGCGGACGCACCAGCTTCGAGATCCTGCAAAAGGCCCTGGCCGCCGGCATCCCCATGGTGGCCGCCGTCAGCGCCCCCTCCAGCCTGGCCGTCCAACTGGCTCAGGAGTTCGACCTCACCCTGTGCGGCTTCGTTCGCCAAGGCGACTTCAACACCTACCACGACCCCGGCCGCCTGAGCGGCTGA
- a CDS encoding nuclear transport factor 2 family protein translates to MKRFLWILLAISLITGSAWAASADKAEDEKGVRAAIEDYVLGIYLVEPERIERSVHPDLWKRGFYRQDGQYTLYPMTFEQLVKLAGDWNENGRVDPESAPQKIEIYEVLDKTASAKLTAEWGIDYFHLAKVDGKWVIMNVLWQSPPPAE, encoded by the coding sequence ATGAAGAGATTCCTATGGATTCTACTGGCGATCTCACTTATTACAGGGTCGGCTTGGGCGGCATCGGCCGACAAGGCCGAAGACGAAAAAGGCGTCCGCGCCGCCATTGAAGATTATGTGCTGGGCATTTACCTGGTGGAACCCGAGCGCATCGAGCGAAGCGTCCATCCCGACCTGTGGAAGCGCGGCTTCTACCGCCAGGACGGCCAGTACACGCTCTACCCCATGACCTTCGAGCAACTGGTCAAGCTGGCCGGCGACTGGAACGAGAACGGACGCGTCGACCCCGAGTCCGCGCCTCAGAAGATCGAAATCTACGAAGTGCTCGACAAGACCGCCTCGGCCAAACTGACCGCCGAGTGGGGCATCGACTACTTCCACCTGGCCAAAGTCGATGGCAAGTGGGTCATCATGAACGTCCTCTGGCAGTCGCCCCCGCCTGCCGAATAG